The following coding sequences lie in one Spirosoma sp. KUDC1026 genomic window:
- a CDS encoding TlpA family protein disulfide reductase codes for MKASITIWVLLTTVVTSLAQPVGVVAIEDPQFDAQFAQRTIPQVTGKLLHISPQEIKETTITYTLVTLSGQRTKTAQLAADGSFELVLDYPLPYQQIWVHFGELFYTGLYANKQLYVELDIPKLKAAGKEVAFKADGVRYLGDDGPLNEYMNEHILFKRADQLALSSRIQQVRRSQHPVAMEVLAAHTPIFDSLKTIQTEFVATHPSPYAWLLENERLSEFYSQICSYYWGHPMEPALFDQIKKHKTYLLSNSSISFYQYMSTYFRLLPANRVTVNWEDVARLSELTEPERAAIDSLRSTETLSPAPAHRAQWTKQLGPRMRKMYQDRRIAQGIRWLDSLYSPSQADLMKLQLNNSKDIAEQKAALEQILPSMTTNWCKVIAQKEYARTIEQLASANRALAASGNSLTASGFGSTLQQTDFGATLYKLSDMSGADFLAKLKQSFVGKAIVLDRWATWCAPCLQEMPHSKKLQQDAKDLPVVFVYVCTAQGSDEDKWKRKIGELKLPGIHFFIDEALDAKLAKLFSFSGYPGYAFIDQKGVYKPGVITWMSAIKDKNALADLLN; via the coding sequence ATGAAAGCTTCTATTACAATCTGGGTTTTACTCACAACCGTAGTTACAAGCCTGGCGCAGCCGGTTGGCGTTGTCGCTATCGAAGACCCGCAATTTGATGCCCAGTTTGCTCAACGCACAATACCCCAGGTCACTGGCAAACTCCTCCATATAAGTCCACAAGAAATAAAGGAAACGACTATCACCTATACGCTCGTTACCCTGTCAGGACAGAGAACCAAAACCGCTCAATTGGCCGCGGACGGAAGCTTTGAACTGGTGCTGGACTATCCACTGCCTTACCAGCAGATATGGGTACATTTCGGTGAGCTGTTTTATACGGGCCTTTATGCCAATAAACAGCTATATGTAGAATTAGACATACCCAAACTAAAAGCAGCAGGAAAGGAGGTTGCTTTTAAGGCAGACGGCGTTCGGTATCTAGGCGACGATGGGCCACTAAACGAGTACATGAATGAGCATATACTCTTCAAACGGGCGGACCAGTTGGCCCTTTCTTCGCGCATACAGCAGGTTCGCCGGTCCCAACACCCAGTAGCTATGGAAGTGCTGGCCGCTCACACCCCTATTTTCGACTCTTTAAAAACGATTCAGACTGAGTTTGTAGCTACTCATCCGTCGCCCTATGCCTGGCTACTCGAGAATGAGCGCCTATCCGAGTTTTATAGCCAGATTTGCTCTTATTACTGGGGGCATCCTATGGAACCTGCTCTTTTCGATCAAATTAAGAAGCATAAGACGTATCTACTATCCAATAGTAGTATATCCTTTTACCAATACATGTCCACTTATTTTCGCCTACTTCCAGCTAATCGAGTGACGGTCAATTGGGAGGATGTGGCCCGTTTGTCCGAGCTGACGGAGCCGGAAAGAGCCGCCATTGATTCTTTACGGAGTACAGAAACATTGTCGCCCGCTCCTGCCCATCGAGCCCAGTGGACTAAACAGTTGGGGCCAAGAATGCGAAAAATGTACCAGGATCGTAGGATTGCCCAAGGTATTCGTTGGCTGGATAGTCTCTACTCGCCCTCACAGGCCGACTTGATGAAGTTACAGCTGAATAATAGTAAGGATATTGCCGAACAGAAAGCGGCACTAGAACAGATACTGCCCAGTATGACTACTAACTGGTGTAAGGTAATAGCCCAGAAAGAGTACGCTCGTACCATTGAGCAGCTAGCCTCGGCGAACAGGGCATTGGCCGCTTCCGGAAATTCACTCACCGCTTCCGGTTTCGGCAGTACCTTACAACAAACTGATTTTGGGGCGACATTGTATAAGCTCTCCGACATGAGCGGAGCCGATTTTTTAGCCAAGCTCAAGCAGAGTTTCGTAGGGAAGGCCATCGTACTTGACCGCTGGGCTACGTGGTGCGCGCCCTGCTTACAAGAAATGCCGCACAGTAAAAAATTGCAGCAGGACGCCAAAGACCTGCCGGTTGTATTTGTGTACGTTTGCACAGCCCAAGGTTCGGACGAGGACAAGTGGAAGCGAAAAATAGGGGAGTTAAAACTACCTGGTATCCATTTTTTTATTGATGAAGCACTGGATGCAAAACTGGCGAAGTTGTTCTCCTTCAGTGGTTACCCAGGTTATGCCTTCATCGATCAAAAGGGGGTTTATAAACCAGGAGTCATCACCTGGATGTCAGCTATAAAGGATAAGAATGCACTCGCAGATCTGCTTAACTGA
- a CDS encoding non-ribosomal peptide synthetase gives MQDSNTNIRFIEVDFDPFSGPPIERLAPTTEPQREIWASCQLGGEDASRAYNESISLAFTGPVDQRAMASAFTDLVRRHESLRLVFSGDGLQICVFEELSVELTYLDYSGIDGDTQQQYVTRYAQQDAIYTFDLLNGPLIKAALLKLSDTAYHFILTAHHIICDGWSLGIVLQDLGSLYSAHVQQQQANLHEAPLFSQYAREQVAFADSNAYRTNVQFWLDRFRDNVPALSLPTDSPRPAIRTYKSTRQDYKLDKALAQDIRKVGAKAGCSFVTTLMATVEVLLHRLSGQTDIVLGLPASGQSATGYDRLVGHCVNLLPLRSFPKPHDTFTQFLLRRKEALLNAYEHQQLTFGSLLQKLNITRDPSRVPLVPVIFNVDMGLDNDVHFHGLDYRLISNPRQFETVEIFLNIGGSVSDLTLEWSFNTQLFEGATIDRMMQEYERILRAVVANPVIQLDQIPLTDQRELLQKLARWNNTDADYPRTEPLHVILEKTANEFPDKIALVTKQRDVTYRELNESANQLAHTLRSQGVRVGDIVGVVLDRTPDLLISLLAILKSGAAYLPIDPEYPQDRIAFMLSDSSASTVITSRKYQQSQSSFTPQTQTVSIETLLNQSSANPTTAPDVSMSSSDLAYILYTSGSTGRPKGVLIEHRNIVNLLFSMLNFPGMTADDRLLGVTTVSFDIAGLELFLPQLVGATLVLADAETTRDGRALLQMLVDQQITVIQATPVTYKMILAAGWDDTIVPELQESLKILCCGEPLSNDLAQKLTVRCASLWNMYGPTETTIYSTGKQILATDELITIGRPINNTQVYILDEQFNLLPEGIAGEIYLAGEGVAQRGYLNRPELNDTKFVQNPFSRVPGERMYRTGDLGKFTTTGEIHCLGRIDHQVKIRGYRIEPGEIEQLLLKQPGVKEVLVIAREDRPGDQRLVAYVVTNSPLPEPAFLNETGKWRSKLTESLPTYMVPADFVSLDQFPVTPNGKIDRNALPKPVSARGTQKRLKQPTTTLEKQIAAIWTDILGLDTVSVQDDFFELGGHSMIAVQVMARLEKETGKRIPLSTLLTYPTIEKLASLLENDKPANRWKSLVPIRPQGTKSPIYIIHGIGLNLLNFSSLTSYMDPNQPIYGLQARGLDGTTEPLDSMEAIAAAYNAELIDQNPTGPYAIAGYSFGGYVALEMARQLKAMGKEVKMLAMFDTNAEESLTFRSPMYRLGRKIARQVPKMIWIGKSFLKQPANTLQYQREFVERQVKQFMQAIGLRDEPQPEAGFEQLNHIMEKHETAYQNYIMQPYDGIIDLFKAKDRLYFVDDIKYLGWKKYALKGVRVHDVPGDHQYMLLPPNDKEFARTLQRALDAS, from the coding sequence ATGCAGGACAGCAACACCAACATTCGCTTTATTGAAGTCGATTTCGATCCATTCAGTGGTCCGCCCATAGAGCGGCTGGCTCCTACCACCGAGCCTCAGCGCGAGATATGGGCTTCCTGTCAGCTGGGTGGGGAAGATGCAAGTCGTGCCTATAACGAATCTATTTCGCTGGCTTTTACTGGCCCTGTCGATCAACGGGCTATGGCCAGCGCGTTCACTGACCTGGTTCGCCGTCATGAATCCCTCCGCCTGGTTTTTAGTGGCGATGGCCTGCAGATCTGCGTTTTTGAGGAGTTGTCGGTTGAACTTACGTATCTGGATTATTCCGGTATTGATGGGGATACGCAGCAACAGTACGTTACCCGGTACGCGCAGCAGGATGCCATTTACACTTTTGACCTGCTGAACGGCCCGCTCATCAAGGCGGCTCTGCTCAAGCTTTCTGATACGGCTTACCATTTCATTCTGACCGCTCATCACATCATCTGCGATGGCTGGTCGCTGGGTATCGTGCTGCAGGATCTGGGTTCGCTATACTCGGCCCATGTTCAGCAGCAACAGGCAAACCTACACGAGGCTCCGCTGTTCAGTCAGTACGCCCGGGAGCAGGTAGCCTTCGCCGACAGCAATGCCTATCGGACGAACGTTCAATTCTGGCTGGATCGGTTTCGGGATAACGTACCGGCACTAAGCCTGCCCACCGACTCGCCCCGGCCCGCTATCCGAACCTACAAAAGCACCCGTCAGGATTACAAACTGGATAAGGCGCTGGCCCAGGACATCCGGAAAGTAGGCGCTAAAGCGGGTTGCAGTTTCGTTACGACGCTCATGGCCACCGTCGAGGTACTGCTGCACCGGCTGAGCGGCCAAACCGACATTGTGCTGGGGCTTCCCGCGTCGGGACAGTCGGCAACGGGCTACGACCGTCTGGTTGGCCACTGCGTCAATCTCCTGCCGCTCCGGAGTTTTCCCAAGCCACACGATACGTTTACCCAGTTTCTGCTTCGTCGGAAGGAAGCGCTGTTGAACGCCTACGAACACCAGCAGCTTACGTTCGGCAGTCTGCTTCAGAAACTGAACATCACCCGCGATCCGTCGCGGGTGCCGCTCGTCCCCGTTATTTTCAACGTGGACATGGGCCTGGACAACGATGTTCATTTTCACGGACTCGATTACCGGCTGATCAGCAATCCGCGGCAGTTCGAAACCGTCGAGATTTTCCTCAACATCGGCGGGTCGGTCTCGGACCTGACGCTCGAATGGTCGTTCAATACGCAGTTGTTCGAAGGCGCGACCATCGACCGGATGATGCAGGAATACGAACGTATTCTCCGGGCGGTTGTCGCCAATCCGGTTATTCAGCTCGACCAGATTCCGCTCACCGATCAGCGGGAGCTGCTGCAGAAGCTGGCCCGTTGGAACAATACGGATGCCGATTACCCCCGTACGGAACCGTTGCACGTGATTCTCGAAAAGACAGCCAACGAGTTTCCCGATAAAATTGCTCTGGTTACCAAACAACGGGACGTAACGTACCGGGAGCTGAACGAATCAGCCAACCAGCTGGCGCACACGCTACGTAGTCAGGGCGTGCGCGTCGGTGATATTGTGGGCGTGGTACTGGACCGGACGCCCGACCTGTTAATTTCACTTTTAGCGATTCTGAAATCCGGAGCCGCCTACCTGCCGATTGACCCCGAGTATCCGCAGGACCGCATTGCGTTCATGCTCAGCGATTCTTCGGCCAGCACAGTCATTACCTCCCGAAAGTACCAGCAGTCACAGTCCAGTTTTACACCCCAGACCCAGACGGTATCGATAGAAACATTACTTAATCAATCTTCCGCAAACCCGACCACTGCCCCCGACGTATCGATGTCGAGCAGTGATCTGGCGTATATTCTCTACACTTCTGGATCAACGGGCCGGCCAAAGGGTGTGCTGATTGAGCATCGGAATATTGTCAACCTGCTGTTCAGTATGCTCAATTTTCCGGGCATGACCGCCGACGACCGGCTTCTGGGCGTTACGACGGTGTCGTTCGACATTGCCGGGCTTGAACTGTTTCTGCCCCAGTTGGTCGGTGCGACGCTGGTGCTAGCCGATGCCGAAACCACCCGAGATGGCAGGGCGCTGCTGCAGATGCTGGTCGACCAGCAGATCACGGTCATCCAGGCCACGCCCGTTACCTATAAGATGATTCTGGCGGCTGGCTGGGACGATACCATTGTTCCCGAACTCCAGGAATCGCTTAAAATTCTGTGCTGTGGCGAACCCCTGTCCAACGATCTGGCGCAGAAGCTTACTGTTCGTTGTGCATCGCTCTGGAATATGTACGGCCCGACCGAAACCACAATCTATTCGACGGGGAAACAGATTCTGGCAACCGACGAGCTGATTACTATCGGGCGGCCCATCAACAACACCCAGGTCTATATCCTGGATGAGCAGTTCAACTTACTACCCGAAGGCATTGCCGGAGAGATTTATCTGGCCGGCGAAGGTGTTGCCCAACGCGGCTATCTGAACCGTCCGGAACTGAACGATACCAAGTTTGTTCAGAACCCCTTCAGCCGCGTTCCCGGCGAGCGAATGTACCGTACCGGCGACCTCGGCAAGTTTACCACTACGGGCGAAATTCACTGCCTGGGCCGTATCGACCACCAGGTCAAAATCAGAGGGTACCGCATCGAGCCGGGCGAGATCGAGCAACTATTGCTCAAGCAGCCGGGCGTGAAGGAAGTGCTGGTGATTGCCCGCGAAGACCGCCCCGGCGATCAGCGGCTGGTGGCTTACGTTGTCACGAATTCTCCCCTGCCGGAACCGGCATTCCTGAACGAAACCGGCAAATGGCGGAGTAAACTCACTGAAAGCCTGCCGACCTACATGGTGCCGGCCGATTTCGTCAGCCTGGATCAGTTCCCGGTCACCCCCAACGGCAAAATTGACCGGAATGCACTACCCAAACCCGTTTCGGCGCGGGGTACGCAAAAGCGGCTCAAACAGCCAACTACGACGCTGGAGAAACAAATTGCCGCTATCTGGACTGATATTCTGGGTCTGGACACAGTCAGCGTGCAGGACGATTTCTTTGAACTGGGCGGCCACTCCATGATTGCCGTTCAGGTGATGGCCCGGCTGGAAAAGGAAACCGGCAAACGGATCCCGCTCTCTACGCTCCTGACGTATCCAACCATCGAAAAACTGGCGTCTCTGCTGGAGAATGACAAGCCCGCCAACCGTTGGAAATCGCTGGTTCCTATTCGTCCACAGGGTACCAAGTCCCCTATTTACATTATCCACGGCATTGGCCTTAACCTGCTCAATTTCAGCAGCCTTACGTCGTACATGGATCCCAATCAGCCAATCTATGGCCTGCAGGCTCGCGGGCTGGACGGCACAACCGAGCCGCTGGACAGCATGGAAGCCATTGCCGCTGCCTACAACGCGGAGCTGATTGATCAGAATCCAACTGGCCCCTACGCCATTGCGGGGTATTCGTTTGGCGGCTACGTAGCGCTCGAAATGGCCCGGCAATTAAAGGCCATGGGGAAAGAAGTAAAGATGCTGGCGATGTTCGATACGAACGCCGAAGAGTCGCTGACGTTCCGGTCGCCGATGTACCGGCTGGGTCGGAAAATCGCGCGGCAGGTACCCAAGATGATCTGGATCGGGAAGTCTTTTCTCAAGCAGCCAGCCAACACGCTGCAATACCAGCGGGAGTTCGTTGAGCGGCAGGTGAAGCAGTTTATGCAGGCCATCGGTCTCCGCGACGAACCGCAGCCTGAAGCGGGTTTCGAGCAGTTGAACCACATCATGGAAAAGCACGAAACGGCTTACCAGAACTACATTATGCAGCCATACGACGGCATCATCGACCTCTTTAAAGCGAAAGATCGACTCTACTTTGTGGACGACATCAAGTACCTAGGCTGGAAAAAATATGCTCTGAAAGGTGTGCGGGTGCACGACGTACCGGGCGATCACCAGTACATGCTGCTGCCGCCCAACGACAAGGAATTCGCTCGTACGCTTCAGCGGGCGCTGGACGCCAGTTAA
- a CDS encoding PPC domain-containing DNA-binding protein has translation MKILWTNYVVAALLLAGIGGAAQAQDYVSPVKPAQTGRSPGVKVKLLSTNGNVKTYAVIFSTGDEVVSGLTEFAQKYDVKSAHYTAIGDAKSAKVGWYDYKRKQFKVIPISEAEVTSMVGDIAVFNGKPVAHTHLNLATEDGISHGGHLLELFVGPTLEVFVTVEPTPLYKRLNPEFDAGVIDPTLNK, from the coding sequence ATGAAAATACTCTGGACGAATTATGTTGTCGCTGCCTTACTGCTGGCAGGCATTGGAGGGGCTGCCCAGGCGCAGGATTATGTGTCGCCCGTTAAGCCCGCTCAGACAGGCCGATCGCCGGGGGTGAAAGTGAAGCTGCTGAGTACCAACGGAAACGTAAAAACATACGCCGTCATCTTCTCTACGGGTGATGAAGTTGTGTCTGGACTGACCGAGTTTGCCCAGAAGTATGACGTAAAAAGCGCCCACTACACAGCCATCGGGGATGCTAAATCGGCCAAGGTAGGCTGGTATGATTACAAGCGCAAACAGTTCAAAGTGATCCCTATTAGTGAAGCTGAGGTTACCTCTATGGTGGGTGACATTGCTGTGTTTAATGGCAAACCGGTTGCCCACACCCACCTTAACCTGGCTACCGAGGACGGCATCAGCCACGGCGGCCACCTGCTGGAATTGTTTGTCGGCCCTACGTTAGAGGTATTTGTTACGGTTGAGCCAACCCCGCTCTACAAACGACTCAATCCTGAGTTTGACGCCGGCGTAATCGATCCCACGCTGAATAAATAG
- a CDS encoding VOC family protein, whose translation MRKLEFASLQVRDLEASKEFYTTKLGFEEAGIPNPQACVFTYNKGEASFAIRTPIGNLDGKELGIGASLWFAIDGEIEDLQAQLLAKNVPLLGPVQATPFGKIIIAKDPDGYNITFLKAN comes from the coding sequence ATGAGAAAGCTAGAATTTGCCTCCCTTCAAGTCAGAGATCTTGAAGCCTCGAAAGAATTTTATACCACAAAACTAGGCTTTGAGGAAGCTGGAATTCCCAACCCACAGGCCTGCGTCTTTACGTACAACAAGGGTGAGGCAAGCTTTGCTATCAGAACGCCCATTGGTAACCTGGACGGAAAAGAACTGGGCATCGGGGCCTCACTCTGGTTTGCCATCGACGGGGAAATAGAGGATTTGCAGGCCCAGTTGTTAGCCAAAAATGTGCCCTTGCTGGGGCCGGTCCAGGCAACTCCTTTCGGAAAAATCATTATCGCCAAAGATCCCGACGGCTACAACATCACCTTTCTGAAGGCCAACTAA
- a CDS encoding zinc-binding alcohol dehydrogenase family protein: MKAAVIYRPGSPEELILEERPVPVPTDGQVLVRVKAFGLNRSELMTRKGYSPNVIFPRVLGIECVGEVETDPSGQYATGQQVLALMGGMGRDFDGSYAEYTVLPKYLLHPVSSALPWETLGAIPEMFQTAHGSLYSALGIQPGETLLIRGGTSSVGMLASGLATHAGVAVISTTRNSQKVQTLLDNGAAHVLIDDGYLKDKVQAIFPGGVDKVLELVGTGTLHDSLSCLKPGGTGCMSGMLSESWTIPDFAPMEFIPATVRLTTYDSGQITSPTSVFQEFIQLIETGQIRLSVSRVFGLDQIVDAHRFMESNQGAGKIIVLT, from the coding sequence ATGAAAGCAGCTGTCATCTATCGCCCTGGTTCTCCCGAGGAGCTGATTCTGGAAGAACGACCCGTACCTGTTCCGACCGATGGGCAGGTGTTGGTCAGAGTCAAAGCGTTTGGCCTGAACCGATCTGAGCTGATGACCCGCAAAGGCTACTCGCCCAATGTCATCTTTCCCCGCGTGCTGGGGATTGAGTGCGTCGGCGAGGTAGAAACCGACCCATCCGGTCAGTACGCGACAGGCCAGCAGGTACTGGCCCTGATGGGGGGGATGGGCCGTGATTTTGATGGTAGTTACGCCGAATATACGGTCCTGCCGAAGTACCTGTTGCACCCCGTTTCAAGTGCGCTCCCCTGGGAAACATTGGGCGCTATTCCCGAAATGTTTCAAACGGCGCATGGGTCATTGTACTCGGCCCTGGGTATTCAACCGGGCGAAACTCTGCTGATTCGCGGGGGGACGTCGTCGGTGGGGATGCTGGCGTCCGGGCTGGCCACTCACGCGGGCGTAGCCGTCATCTCAACCACGCGAAATAGCCAGAAAGTGCAGACCCTGCTGGATAATGGAGCCGCGCACGTTCTAATTGATGATGGGTACCTGAAGGACAAAGTGCAGGCTATTTTTCCGGGCGGTGTCGACAAGGTACTGGAACTGGTTGGTACCGGCACCCTGCACGATTCGCTGAGCTGCCTCAAACCCGGCGGTACGGGCTGTATGAGCGGGATGCTGTCAGAAAGCTGGACCATCCCTGATTTTGCCCCAATGGAGTTTATCCCAGCTACGGTCCGGCTCACGACCTACGACAGTGGGCAGATTACTAGCCCGACAAGCGTATTTCAGGAGTTTATCCAACTAATCGAAACGGGCCAGATCAGGCTGTCGGTTAGCCGCGTGTTCGGCCTTGACCAGATCGTAGATGCTCATCGCTTCATGGAAAGCAACCAGGGAGCCGGTAAGATCATCGTGCTGACGTAG
- a CDS encoding EVE domain-containing protein codes for MSGDTKYWIIVASKDHVKSALAQGIAQTCHGKASPLKRMRKDDVVIYYSGRQSLGKPELCQEFTAIGKVRDDEIYPFRVSDDFCPSRRNIDYLPSRDVSILPLISGLNFIHDKKNWGYPFRFGLLEIDRHDFDLISSQMLQNEYAHTN; via the coding sequence ATGAGCGGAGATACTAAATACTGGATTATTGTAGCCTCGAAGGATCATGTCAAAAGCGCGCTGGCGCAAGGCATTGCCCAAACCTGTCACGGAAAGGCTTCGCCTTTGAAACGGATGCGTAAGGATGATGTCGTTATCTACTATTCGGGAAGGCAGTCACTGGGCAAGCCTGAGCTGTGCCAGGAATTTACCGCTATTGGCAAGGTTAGGGATGACGAAATCTATCCGTTCCGGGTGTCCGACGACTTCTGCCCGTCGAGACGTAACATTGACTACTTACCCAGTAGGGATGTGTCCATTTTGCCCCTGATTTCGGGACTGAATTTTATTCACGACAAGAAAAACTGGGGTTATCCATTCCGTTTTGGCCTTCTCGAAATCGACCGGCATGACTTTGACTTAATTTCTTCACAGATGTTACAGAACGAATATGCCCACACGAATTGA
- a CDS encoding MarR family winged helix-turn-helix transcriptional regulator, protein MPTRIEFHFKKPEDSPGYLLGQLTMLWQRKQKRVLDPLDLTHTQFALLCALAWLSRESDKVTQVDIANQSNADTMMVSKVLRTLAEKKFITRHEHPTDTRAKIIRLTPDGELILQKAIISVETADQDFFHTLETDLTTFNSTMVGLIEQNTRER, encoded by the coding sequence ATGCCCACACGAATTGAATTTCATTTTAAAAAGCCAGAAGACAGTCCGGGTTACCTTCTGGGGCAGCTAACCATGTTGTGGCAGCGTAAACAAAAGCGTGTCTTAGACCCTCTGGACCTGACGCATACCCAGTTCGCTCTGCTCTGTGCACTGGCCTGGTTATCCAGGGAAAGCGACAAGGTTACGCAGGTGGACATAGCCAATCAGAGCAATGCCGATACGATGATGGTGTCGAAGGTACTTAGGACACTGGCAGAGAAGAAATTTATCACCCGCCATGAGCACCCGACAGATACCAGGGCTAAAATTATCAGACTGACCCCAGATGGGGAATTGATCCTGCAAAAAGCCATCATCTCTGTGGAAACCGCCGATCAGGATTTTTTTCACACGCTGGAAACCGATCTGACAACCTTTAACTCAACGATGGTGGGACTTATCGAACAGAACACCAGAGAGAGGTGA
- a CDS encoding DinB family protein, with protein MKAVYLFSTLCLALGLVQFAQAQSSVDETVKEWERAKAYTNEYLDAMPDDKYSLKPTPEMRSFAEQMLHLTDGNYGFIAAATGAKSPYGQGELEKSTTDKSKANITKLVLAGYDFVIDNVKTMTPEKMAEKTKLFNRFEMSRAMVLTKLFEHQTHHRGQTTVYLRLAGVKPPQEKLF; from the coding sequence ATGAAAGCAGTCTACCTTTTTTCGACCCTGTGCCTGGCGCTGGGACTTGTTCAATTTGCCCAGGCACAATCGTCTGTTGACGAAACCGTAAAGGAGTGGGAGCGGGCTAAAGCCTACACCAACGAGTACCTGGACGCCATGCCCGACGATAAGTACAGCCTGAAGCCCACGCCGGAGATGCGCTCGTTTGCCGAGCAAATGCTCCACCTGACCGATGGCAACTATGGCTTCATCGCAGCGGCTACTGGTGCTAAAAGCCCCTACGGCCAGGGGGAGTTGGAAAAATCGACAACCGATAAATCGAAAGCGAACATTACCAAGCTGGTATTGGCGGGCTACGATTTTGTTATCGATAACGTCAAGACAATGACGCCAGAAAAGATGGCTGAAAAGACCAAGTTGTTTAACCGTTTTGAGATGAGCCGAGCCATGGTGCTGACCAAACTCTTCGAACACCAGACGCACCACCGGGGTCAGACCACTGTTTACCTGCGGTTAGCGGGAGTAAAACCACCTCAGGAGAAGCTGTTTTAA